A region from the Benincasa hispida cultivar B227 chromosome 12, ASM972705v1, whole genome shotgun sequence genome encodes:
- the LOC120092640 gene encoding probable copper-transporting ATPase HMA5 has protein sequence MLKFPRRKRSPAATEENPKNATVIDDDETAAAAAKAKVVVCVSGMSCSACAVSVENSIKHLPGILDAAVDFLNDRAQILYLPNLIDEETILKAIENAGFQATISNDGNDHRSSEVCRIRVNGMGCNSCSSMVESVLEAMYGVQKAHIALFKEEAEVHYDPKVVNCSQFIIAIQDIGFEALPITIGEHITKIELKIDGMQNENSTTKVKESLESVLGIDDVIIDTTLSKVTISYRPDITGPRTFIEVLELIKSEHFKVTLYPEETGRETRKEKEIKQHYKYLLWSSALSIPVFLTSMVFMYIPGIKQTLDIKVVNMMNIGHIIRWNLSTPVQFVVGSRFYIGSYKALCRGSANMDVLVTLGTNAAYFYSVYIVLRAATSPTFSGTDFFETSSMLITFILLGKYLEVLAKGKTSEAIAKLKHLAPETATLLTLDGHENVISEVEISSELIQKNDVIKITPGARVASDGLVVWGESHVNESMITGEAKPVAKRMGDKVIGGTVNENGVLHIKATHIGSDSSLAQIVRLVESSQLAKAPIQKFADHISKYFVPLVILLSFLTWIVWFLAGKLHLYPKSWLPSSMDSFELALQFGISVMVIACPCALGLATPTAVMVGTGIGASQGVLIKGGQALEFAHKVSCIVFDKTGTLTIGKPVVVNVKLMDTIVLEELLELTAATEVNSEHPVAKAIVEYAKQFKKEQNPIWPEAQEFISIPGHGVEATVTNKKIMVGNKSLMMNNDIEIPGEVESFLVNAEGMAQTAVLVAIDRMVSGVIAVSDPLKPSAKEVISILKSMDVKSIMVTGDNWGTANSIAKEVGIEKVIAEAKPHQKVEEVKNLQTVGHTVAMVGDGINDSPALVAADVGMAIGAGTDIAIEAADIVLMKNDLQDVITAIHLSRKTFSRIRLNYIWALGYNLLSIPIAAGVLFPSTRFRLPPWIAGAAMAASSVSVVCSSLMLKKYKRLKKLDEVGIQMNGIVIE, from the exons gaagAGACAATACTTAAAGCAATTGAAAATGCTGGATTTCAAGCTACAATATCAAACGATGGGAATGATCATCGATCGAGCGAAGTATGTCGAATCCGAGTAAACGGGATGGGCTGCAATTCTTGCTCTTCCATGGTAGAATCGGTTTTGGAAGCAATGTATGGAGTACAAAAGGCTCACATTGCTTTATTTAAAGAGGAAGCAGAAGTTCATTATGATCCAAAGGTTGTTAATTGCAGTCAGTTCATTATAGCCATACAAGACATTGGGTTTGAAGCCTTACCTATAACCATTGGTGAACACATTACCAAGATTGAGCTCAAGATTGATGgtatgcaaaatgaaaactcaaCAACAAAAGTTAAAGAATCACTCGAATCCGTCCTAGGAATTGACGATGTCATTATCGACACGACATTGAGCAAAGTTACGATATCTTATAGGCCTGATATAACAGGACCTAGAACTTTTATCGAAGTCCTCGAGTTGATCAAATCTGAGCATTTCAAGGTGACACTATATCCCGAAGAAACGGGACGAGAAACTCGTAAGGAGAAAGAAATTAAGCAACATTATAAGTACCTTTTATGGAGCTCTGCTCTTTCTATACCTGTTTTCTTAACTTCTATGGTCTTCATGTATATACCTGGAATCAAGCAGACTTTAGATATCAAAGTTGTCAATATGATGAACATCGGGCATATTATTAGGTGGAATTTGTCAACTCCGGTGCAGTTCGTCGTAGGTTCGAGATTTTACATCGGATCATACAAAGCATTGTGTCGCGGTTCTGCCAATATGGATGTATTGGTTACTTTGGGAACAAATGCAGCTTATTTCTATTCTGTTTATATAGTGTTAAGAGCAGCTACGTCTCCTACTTTCAGTGGTACAGATTTCTTTGAAACTAGTTCGATGTTAATTACATTCATTCTACTTGGTAAGTATTTGGAGGTTTTAGCAAAAGGAAAGACCTCCGAGGCCATTGCGAAGCTTAAACACTTGGCTCCCGAGACGGCGACACTCTTAACTCTCGATGGCCATGAAAATGTGATCAGCGAAGTGGAAATCAGTAGTGAGTTGATTCAAAAGAATGATGTTATTAAGATTACGCCAGGTGCTAGAGTAGCTTCTGATGGTCTCGTCGTATGGGGCGAAAGCCATGTCAATGAGAGTATGATCACAGGAGAAGCGAAACCGGTAGCGAAAAGGATGGGCGACAAGGTAATAGGAGGAACCGTGAATGAAAATGGGGTATTGCATATAAAGGCAACACATATTGGATCAGATAGTTCTTTAGCACAAATCGTTCGACTTGTCGAATCATCTCAGTTGGCAAAAGCTCCTATTCAGAAATTTGCTGACCATATCTCCAAGTATTTTGTGCCTCTG GTAATTTTACTTTCTTTTCTCACTTGGATTGTCTGGTTTTTAGCTGGAAAGTTGCATCTCTATCCTAAATCATGGTTGCCCTCTTCAATGGACAGTTTTGAGTTGGCTCTCCAATTTGGTATATCTGTTATGGTCATAGCTTGCCCTTGTGCTCTTGGCCTTGCCACCCCAACCGCCGTAATGGTTGGTACCGGCATCGGTGCATCTCAAGGTGTACTAATAAAAGGCGGTCAAGCATTAGAATTTGCTCATAAG GTGAGTTGCATTGTGTTTGACAAGACAGGAACTCTAACAATTGGAAAACCAGTGGTTGTAAATGTAAAACTCATGGACACTATAGTACTTGAAGAACTCCTTGAACTCACTGCAGCAACCGAG GTTAACAGTGAACATCCAGTAGCCAAGGCCATTGTTGAATATGCCAAACAATTCAAGAAAGAACAAAATCCCATTTGGCCAGAAGCTCAAGAATTCATATCCATTCCTGGCCATGGAGTTGAAGCCACAGTAACGAACAAGAAAATAATGGTTGGAAACAAGAGCTTGATGATGAACAATGACATTGAAATCCCAGGGGAAGTGGAAAGCTTTCTCGTCAACGCTGAAGGTATGGCGCAAACTGCAGTGTTGGTGGCTATAGATCGAATGGTATCGGGAGTTATCGCAGTGTCGGATCCATTGAAACCAAGTGCCAAAGAAGTTATCTCCATTCTCAAGTCTATGGACGTGAAGAGCATAATGGTAACAGGTGACAATTGGGGTACTGCAAATTCCATTgccaaagaagttggaattgAAAAAGTCATTGCAGAGGCCAAGCCTCATCAGAAAGTAGAGGAAGTGAAGAATCTTCAG ACGGTCGGACACACGGTGGCGATGGTTGGAGACGGGATCAACGACTCGCCTGCCCTTGTAGCAGCTGATGTCGGGATGGCAATCGGAGCCGGCACCGACATTGCCATTGAGGCAGCAGACATTGTTCTAATGAAAAATGACTTGCAAGATGTTATAACTGCCATTCATCTTTCAAGGAAAACCTTTTCTAGAATCCGTTTAAATTATATTTGGGCTTTAGGTTATAATCTTCTTTCCATACCAATCGCGGCAGGTGTCTTGTTTCCTTCAACTCGGTTTCGATTACCACCGTGGATCGCCGGAGCCGCCATGGCAGCTTCTTCTGTTAGTGTGGTCTGCAGTTCTTTGATGTTGAAGAAGTACAAGAGACTTAAGAAACTTGATGAAGTTGGGATTCAAATGAATGGAATAGTGATTGAATGA